In a genomic window of Candidatus Omnitrophota bacterium:
- a CDS encoding helix-turn-helix domain-containing protein — MSRLIDIDELAEYLKLKKQTIYNWLNQRKISGIKVGGVWRFDRKDIDNWLRSKKRESTGSNGPAASAPGDSQ; from the coding sequence ATGTCAAGACTAATTGATATCGATGAATTAGCAGAATATCTGAAATTAAAGAAACAGACTATCTATAACTGGCTTAACCAGCGTAAAATATCCGGAATTAAAGTTGGAGGGGTCTGGAGGTTTGACCGCAAGGATATCGATAACTGGTTAAGGTCTAAGAAACGTGAATCGACTGGTTCGAATGGGCCGGCTGCGTCGGCTCCGGGGGATAGCCAATGA
- the pilO gene encoding type 4a pilus biogenesis protein PilO, protein MEKVELFEKNKSKVLNLGVIILALFIAFQIYKTADEQVNSLIQQKDDELKKNKATEEIAGLERKIEGYKKIFVKEDMGSVIDTISNIAKDCSIKIVSIKPSNEEAYPDYVKSVFLITLSAPNYHSLGNFISQIESYKDIYIVDEVSIASAEIKEPQESTNTNLNVNLKISTISYK, encoded by the coding sequence ATGGAAAAGGTCGAGTTATTTGAAAAGAATAAAAGTAAAGTTTTAAATCTCGGGGTAATCATCTTGGCATTATTCATTGCTTTCCAGATTTATAAAACAGCTGATGAACAGGTAAATTCTTTAATCCAACAGAAGGATGACGAACTTAAGAAGAATAAGGCCACGGAAGAAATAGCCGGCCTTGAAAGAAAAATAGAAGGGTATAAGAAAATTTTTGTCAAGGAAGATATGGGTTCGGTTATCGACACAATATCAAATATAGCCAAAGATTGCTCAATTAAAATTGTTTCTATAAAACCCAGCAATGAGGAGGCTTATCCTGATTACGTTAAATCGGTGTTTTTAATAACGCTCAGCGCGCCTAATTATCATTCTTTAGGTAATTTTATCAGCCAAATTGAGAGCTATAAGGATATCTATATAGTTGATGAGGTAAGCATAGCTTCGGCAGAAATTAAAGAGCCTCAGGAAAGTACAAATACGAATTTAAACGTTAACTTAAAAATCAGCACAATATCCTATAAATAA
- a CDS encoding secretin N-terminal domain-containing protein, with amino-acid sequence MKKIFFTLAVTGFLMFAFFVPRLNAEVQPVFPGGDVVISMDFKDASLKDILKAFSMQSGLNFISSEAVQDRKVTLYLDKVPLNYAMDKIFSANNLSYELDNKANIFVVKEWGKMETETVTKVFFLKFATVSTSSLKEELSKGALKSSSDTSGTASASASARTKWKEEGESGISSAVKKLLSGSGSLIEDFRTNSLIVTDTPMKMKVIAQVIASLDVAIPQVMLEVEMLDVSKNAVDKLGFEFGDTPFTAIVTGATAGLGFPYHSWGKIVDGAYGTLSVNPSANSYQMQLDYMRTLTDTKYLARPKLLTLNNETAEISITKDEIVGRQDTTTFNTGGSPTTTSVYLRSTGLELTKEGTGIFLKVTPQINLDTNEITMVINPKSSVSNISSLSNSSNPQSDVEVRSTKSIVKVKDGETVVLGGLIHQDKSVAIKKLPILGDIPLLGVLFRHKDQTKDIERELIVFITPRIVRDKTDFKLAQVQNIQLPAREQGSAFGSTRDYIISSSMNKFDKKH; translated from the coding sequence ATGAAAAAAATATTTTTCACTCTTGCCGTTACCGGTTTTTTAATGTTTGCTTTTTTTGTCCCGCGGTTAAATGCCGAGGTTCAACCGGTTTTTCCTGGAGGTGACGTTGTTATCTCTATGGACTTTAAGGATGCTAGCCTTAAAGATATTCTCAAGGCTTTTTCCATGCAGTCAGGGTTAAATTTTATTTCCTCTGAGGCGGTACAGGATAGAAAAGTTACTCTTTATCTTGATAAGGTGCCGCTAAACTATGCGATGGATAAGATCTTTAGCGCAAACAATCTCTCTTATGAGCTGGACAATAAAGCCAATATTTTTGTGGTTAAGGAATGGGGTAAGATGGAGACCGAAACCGTGACCAAAGTTTTCTTTTTAAAATTTGCTACAGTTTCTACCTCATCCTTAAAAGAGGAGTTGTCTAAGGGTGCGCTTAAAAGCAGCTCAGATACCAGTGGTACGGCTAGTGCATCTGCCAGCGCTAGAACTAAATGGAAAGAGGAAGGTGAAAGCGGGATATCCAGCGCCGTAAAAAAATTACTTTCCGGATCGGGTTCTTTGATCGAAGATTTCCGCACCAATAGCCTTATTGTTACCGATACTCCTATGAAAATGAAAGTGATTGCTCAAGTAATCGCGTCATTGGATGTGGCAATACCCCAGGTAATGCTCGAAGTGGAAATGTTGGATGTAAGCAAGAACGCGGTAGATAAGCTGGGTTTTGAGTTCGGCGATACGCCTTTTACGGCAATTGTTACCGGAGCTACTGCCGGCCTGGGTTTTCCCTACCATAGCTGGGGGAAGATCGTGGATGGAGCTTACGGTACTCTGTCCGTTAATCCTAGCGCTAATTCTTATCAGATGCAGTTGGATTATATGAGGACGCTCACCGATACGAAATATTTGGCCCGGCCTAAGCTTCTTACTTTGAATAATGAAACCGCGGAAATTTCTATTACCAAGGATGAGATAGTGGGCAGGCAGGATACAACAACTTTTAACACCGGGGGAAGTCCCACCACTACCAGCGTTTATCTAAGATCAACCGGCCTTGAGCTCACTAAAGAAGGAACCGGTATTTTCCTTAAAGTAACCCCGCAGATAAATCTGGATACAAACGAGATTACGATGGTGATCAATCCAAAATCAAGCGTTTCGAATATAAGTTCCTTGAGTAACTCAAGTAATCCGCAGTCAGATGTTGAAGTAAGAAGCACAAAATCCATAGTTAAGGTTAAGGACGGAGAGACTGTAGTTTTGGGCGGGCTGATCCATCAGGACAAGAGTGTTGCCATTAAAAAACTACCCATATTAGGCGATATCCCCCTGTTAGGGGTTTTATTTAGGCATAAGGACCAAACCAAGGATATCGAGCGGGAATTGATAGTTTTTATCACTCCGCGTATTGTTAGAGATAAAACGGATTTTAAACTTGCCCAAGTCCAGAATATTCAACTGCCGGCCAGGGAACAAGGCTCTGCGTTTGGTTCAACCCGTGATTATATTATCAGTTCGAGTATGAATAAATTTGATAAAAAGCATTAA
- the pilM gene encoding pilus assembly protein PilM has translation MNYLGIYFGIKDINLVEVSGKKIVNNIRLPHLSLAIAELEEKVPADIKIMAMLKDAFRTNRISAEKAFFCISGQDLVIRTFEIPLLPQSELKSAVNFEAKKYIPFKLEELDYDFQVLFDKKNKTSLVLFVGIKKEILTNYISISKQLNLKVDIVEYSAFSILRLLKLSGLSDAGVVATLCYDLNNEDEANFTVFENGFSLFSRDFILTGEPASFEQTVETDSIAKREKLKNEIRVSLDYYNRKFPEKDIKNIFVISDKESRSELNSFFVEFSLPVKFVEIQKVLGRGVGYSSILAKSFSTALFKSAPLKIKINLLEARLKAGKAVSEGWKPLALLEGFKLDFKFIILGIVVCAAVFGYGLMRVKPMQEELVEIKSKRVKINSVVGDDSLDGLSALGAKYKKKIVTLDNLVKNQLYVTYPLDAIPALLPKGVWLENFSLTKKIGSRTELILNGQVYLENGEKEFESVNLFLTNLKKDPVFSKYFKEIIISSIDQKLVGDKSLTVFTIVCQNFPERK, from the coding sequence ATGAATTATTTAGGTATATATTTCGGGATCAAGGATATTAATCTGGTGGAGGTCAGCGGTAAGAAGATTGTGAATAATATCCGCCTGCCGCATCTTAGTTTGGCTATAGCAGAACTGGAAGAGAAGGTTCCTGCGGACATAAAGATAATGGCTATGCTTAAGGATGCTTTCCGGACCAATCGTATAAGCGCAGAGAAAGCCTTCTTTTGCATCTCCGGCCAAGACCTGGTTATCCGTACATTTGAGATCCCGCTTCTTCCGCAAAGTGAATTAAAGAGCGCGGTTAATTTTGAGGCCAAGAAATATATACCTTTTAAACTTGAAGAGTTGGATTATGATTTTCAAGTCTTATTTGATAAAAAAAACAAGACCAGCCTTGTGCTTTTTGTCGGAATAAAAAAGGAGATCCTTACCAATTACATCTCTATTTCTAAACAGCTTAATCTTAAAGTCGATATAGTAGAATATTCAGCTTTTAGTATTTTACGTCTCTTAAAACTTTCCGGTTTAAGCGATGCGGGTGTGGTGGCAACTCTTTGCTATGATTTAAATAATGAAGATGAGGCAAATTTTACGGTTTTTGAAAACGGGTTTTCCTTATTTAGCCGCGATTTTATTTTAACGGGTGAGCCGGCGAGCTTTGAGCAGACCGTAGAGACTGATTCTATTGCCAAACGCGAGAAATTAAAAAATGAGATCCGGGTTTCCCTTGATTACTATAATCGTAAATTCCCCGAGAAAGATATAAAAAATATCTTTGTAATTTCTGATAAAGAAAGCCGTTCTGAACTAAATTCTTTTTTTGTAGAATTTTCTCTTCCGGTAAAGTTTGTGGAAATTCAGAAGGTTTTAGGCAGAGGGGTTGGGTATTCTTCGATACTTGCCAAAAGTTTTTCCACCGCGTTATTTAAATCCGCGCCTCTTAAAATTAAAATAAATCTGCTTGAGGCAAGGCTCAAAGCCGGCAAGGCTGTTAGCGAAGGCTGGAAACCCCTTGCCTTATTGGAAGGTTTCAAATTGGACTTTAAATTCATAATTTTAGGGATTGTTGTCTGTGCGGCTGTTTTTGGATACGGATTAATGCGTGTTAAACCTATGCAGGAGGAGTTGGTTGAAATTAAAAGTAAACGGGTAAAAATCAATTCTGTTGTTGGCGACGATAGCCTTGACGGTCTTTCTGCTTTGGGCGCCAAATACAAGAAAAAAATTGTTACCTTGGATAATTTGGTGAAGAATCAGCTGTATGTTACTTATCCGCTTGATGCAATTCCTGCTCTTTTACCCAAAGGGGTGTGGCTGGAAAATTTTAGCCTGACTAAAAAAATAGGGAGCAGGACCGAGCTTATCCTTAATGGGCAGGTTTATCTGGAAAATGGCGAAAAAGAGTTTGAGTCGGTCAACCTTTTCCTTACAAACTTGAAAAAAGATCCTGTATTTTCTAAATATTTTAAAGAAATTATCATAAGCTCAATTGATCAAAAACTGGTAGGGGATAAGAGTTTAACGGTATTTACAATAGTCTGCCAGAATTTTCCGGAGAGAAAATAG